The genomic DNA AATATTGAAAGGGTTTCTATTATAACTGGATCTGGAAGATTCGGAATAGAAAAATCAATAAAAGAATCTTCTGATGTTTTTATTACATCCGATTTAAAATATCATGATTTTTTTAAATCAGATAAAATGTTAATTATAGAAATAGATCATTATGAATCTGAAATTTTTTTCAAAAAATTATTAAAAACTTTTTTAGAAAAAAGTTTTCATTCTTTTTTTATACATGAGTCAAAAATCAATACTAATCCAATTAAATATTTTTCATAAAAAAAATGATTCACCAATCAGTTAAAATTAATTATACAGTAGAACAATTGAAACTATTATATCATATTCAATTAATAGATTCTCGTATAGATGAAATTATAAATTTTCGTAATAATATTCCTAAAGAAATAAAAAATTTAGATAAAGAATTACATAATATAAAAAATAATTTAAAAGATATTAAAAACAATATAATATCTATAAAAAATGATATAGAAAATAAAAATGAAAATATAAAAAAATCTGAAATATTAATAAAAAATTATATAAATAAAAAAAATGAAATAGATAATAATAAAGAATTATATTTGATTGATAAAGAAATCGAATATCAAAAATTAGAAATTCAATTATTAAAAAAGAAAATTAAGGAGTTAAATAATAATATAAAAGTTATTAATAATTATCTAGATAAAAAAAAATTTTTATTAAAGAAAAAAAAAAGAAATATTTTTTTTAAAAAAAAAGAATTAAAAAGTATTTTATTAGAAAATGATAAAGAAGAAAAAATTTTATCCAAACAAATATTAATTTTTTATAAAAAATTAGATAAAAAAATATTAGAATTTTATAAAAAAATAAGAAAAAGAGTTAAAAATGGAATAGCAATCGCACCAGTAGAAAGAGGTGCACCGTTAGGATCATATTTATCCATAACACCTCAAAAATATTCTGAATTAGTTCAAAGAAATAAATTATTAATAGATGAACATAGTGGTAGAATATTAATAGATTCAAAATTAGCTGAAGAAGAAAAAAAAAAATCTATTATTAATAAAAATAAATAATCATGGTAAAAACTCATTTTTCAAATAAGAAAAATATTTTAATAAAAAATTTTTCTTTGTTAGAGGTAACTTCTGGAGAAAAAAAATCTTTTACAGATTTTTTTTCTGATAAAGCTAATGTAATAATGTTTATATGTAATCATTGTCCATATGTAAAACATATCAATAAAGAACTAGTTAATCTAACCAATGATTTTATTGACAAAGGAATATCTTTTTTAGCTATAAACTCAAATGATGTAGAAAAATATCCTGAAGATTCTACAGAAAATATGAAAAAAATATCTATTAAATATAACTATCCATTTCCTTATTTTTTTGATGATAAACAAGAAGTTGCTAAATATTATAATGCAAAATGTACTCCTGAATTTTTCATATTTGAAGGTAATGGAAAATTATGTTATAATGGACAATTAGATAATTCAAGACCAGATAATAAAATACCCGTTACAGGAAATGATATTAGAATTATATTAAAATACATTTTAAATAAAAAAAAATTCTCTAATCCTATCATAAAAAATAGCTATGGATGTAGTATAAAATGGAAAATTAAAAATTAAAATTTTTATAAAAAATTGGTATAATATGTAAAAAATATTTAATAGTTTCAGATAAACTTTTTTTTATTATACCCCCAGCAGCATTTTTATGTCCTCCTCCAGAAAAATATTTTCTAGCAAATAAATTTACATCTAATTTACCTTTTGAACGAAATGAAATTTTAATAGGATAATTTTTTTTTTCCTCAAAAAAAAATACAGAAAATGTAATATTTTTAATACTTAATCCATAATTAATAATTCCATCAACATCTCCTTGTTGATAAGGATAAAAAATATCTGATGATCTTATAGATGTATAAGCAATATTATATTTTTTTATAATTTTTAAATTTTTTAAGGCTATAGACAATAATTTTAATTTATTTTCATTATAATTTTCTTGTAATTGATTATAAATCTTATATATATTAATTCCTTTTTTCATTAAAATACTTGCGATAAAATGAGTTTCAGAATTGATAGATGGGAAACGAAAATAACCCGTATCAGTCATTAATCCTACATATAAACATGTAGCTATGTCTTTATCTATTTTAGATAGATTATTCATATTTGATATAAATCTAAATACAAGAATACTTGTAGCAGGAGCGTTAGAATCATGAAACATGATATCAAAATTTAATGGATACGGATGATGATCTATTAATATTTTTTTAGATTTAGAATTTTTAATAAATTCTTTTAACTCTCCAATTCTAGAAAAATTGTTTAAATCTACTAAAAATATATAATCAGAATCTAAAATTTTTTTTTTTACAAAAAATTTATTGTTATCTGATAATACAATAATATTTTTTATTCCTGGTAACCAAGAATAATATTCCGAATAATTTGTTGGAGATATTAAATTTACATTATAATTTAATTTCCTAAAATAAATCATTAAAGCTAAAGAAGATCCTAAAGCATCTCCATCTGGATTTTTATGTATTATTATTGTTATAATTTTATTCTTATTATGATTAAAAAACATAATAATATTTTATTTTCATATCATTTTTTTATTTTTAATCCTAATTCTTTTCCTTTTTTTAACATGATAGAATATGCAGAAATAAAATTATTTTTAATTTTTCCTTCTAAAATAGAATCTTTTATAAAATTTTTTATAGTTCCAATTTCTTTACATGAATTAATATTAAATGTTTTCATAATATGAAATCCTGATATTGGAGATTTCCAATTCATAATACGATCTTTTTTCTCTAATATCTCAATTCTTTTTAATAGAAAAAAAATATTTTTTTTATATAATTTTTTTTTTTCTATATCAATAGTAGTAATATCTGATAAACATAAATTTATTAAATCATATAAATCATTTCCAATATCAAATATAAATCTACGTATTGCTGAATCACTAACATGATCCCCTATCAAAGATATTGGTCTAGAACTATATTTAACCATTTTTTTTACATATTTTAATATATTACCTTTTGGTAATTTTAACCGATGAAATATATTAGAAATCATTTTGCTACCTATATATTCATGTGAATAGAATGTCCAACCCACCCCAGGTAAAAATTTTTTAGTATAAGGTTTTCCTATATCATGAAGTAATCCACACCATCTCAACCATATAGAATTAGATTTATTTTTACTTAAATTATCAACAACTTGTAAGGTATGATAAAAATTATTTTTATGTTTAAATCCATTTTTTTCTTCTACTTTTTCCAGTAAGGTTATTTCAGGTAATAAAATAGATAATAACTCTGATTTATATAATAAATATAATCCAATAGAAGGTTTATTAGACAATAGAATTTTATTAAATTCTTCTACAATTCTTTCTTTTGATACAATATTAATTCTATCTTTATTTTTTATTATAGATTTAAAAGAATTTTTTTCAATGGAAAATTGTAATTGAGTAGCAAACCTTATAGCTCTCATCATTCTTAAAGGATCGTCAGAATAAGTAATATTTGAATTTAATGGTGTCCTTAACATTCTACGTTTTATATCAAATAATCCTCCAAACGGATCTATTAATTCACCATAATTTTTATTATTTAAACTAATTGCTAAAGTATTTATTGTAAAATCTCTTCTATTCTGATCATCTTTTAATGATCCCTTACTTATAATAGGATTTCTATTGTTCAGATCTTGATATGATTCTTTTCTAGATCCTACAAATTCTATCCTATAATTATTATATTCTAACATTGCGGTTCCATATCTTTTAAAGATCCTAACTTTAATGGAATTATTATTTTTATTACTATTAGTAATTATTTTAGCTACTTCTTTTGCAAGAAGTATTCCTTCTCCTATAGTTAGGATATCTAAATCATTTGATTTGGTATTTCCTAGTAAAAAATCTCTCACATATCCACCTATTATATAACTATCTTGATTAATCTTTTTAGAGGCAAAACTGACAAGTTTAAATATATTTTTATAAATAGCATATGATAAATTCATTTTTTTTAAAAACGTAAAATTTTTATTTTATTTGAATTAATTTTTATGATTTTAGAACTATCATAAACAGATTTTTCTTTTCTACGAAAATTTACTATATAATCTACATTTTTTAAAATTTGTGGATCAATTTCAGAAAACGATTTAGGAGTAATACACCCTGATATATTAGCAGAAGTAGAAATAATAGGTTTATTTAACTTTTTAATTAAATTACTACAAAATATATCATATGTTAAACGAACGGCTAAAGTTTTATTATAACTTAATTTATATAATGTTTTATTTTTATAATTTTTTTTAAATTGATATATTATTGTGATAGGTTTTTTTTTATAATTTTCTAATATAATTTGTTTTGTGAAATCTGATAATTTTCCTACTAAATTTTGTAAACGATTTATACTTTCTACTAAAAAAATCATAGGTTTAAAAGAGTTTCTTTTTTTTATTTTATATATTTTATTTATTGCATTTATATTGAATGCATCACATCCTAGCCCCCAAACGGTGTCTGTTGGATATAATAATATTTTTCCTCTTTTCAAAAAATTTATACTTTTTGTTATTTCTATTTGAAAAGACATTTTTTTTATATTGATAAATTATGAGTTCTTAATGCGTGATTTAATGACGTTTTTTTGTTAGTACTTTCTTTTCTTTTTCCTATAATTAATGCACATGGAACATAATATGTTCCAGCAGGAAATTTTTTTGGATAAGATCCAGGAATAACAACAGAATATTTAGGAATAAATCCTTTTATTTCAGTTGAATTTTCATTAGTTACATCAAAAATTTTAGTAGAAGATGTTATAACTACATTTGATCCTAATACTGCTCCTTTTTTTATAATAACTCCTTCAACTAAAATACATCTAGATCCTATAAATACATCATCTTCAATAATAACTGGATAAGATTGTAAAGGTTCTAATACTCCCCCTATCCCAACTCCTCCGCTTATATGGACTCTTTCTCCAATTTGAGCACAACTACCTATTGTTGCCCAAGTATCAATCATAGTTTCTTTTCCTATATATGCTCCTATATTTACATAGGATGGCATAAGTACCACTCCTGGGGATATATATGAACCATAACGAGCTATAGCATGTGGAACTACACGTATTCCTTTTTCTTTGAATTTATTTTTTATAGGGATTTTGTCATAAAATTCTAATGGACCTAATTCAATTTTATTCATTTTTTGAATTGAAAAATACATAATAATAGCTTTTTTTATCCATTCATTAACAATCCATTTATTATCTGATAATTCACAAACTCTTATTAATCCTTTTTCAATATTTTCAATTACTTTTATTACTGAATTTTTAATATTTTTGTCAATTATCCATATATTTTTATTATTCCAATAATTTTCTATTTTTAATTTTAAATTATCCACTTTTTCATATAGTTTATTGTTATAAAACAAAAATAAAAAAAATATAAGAATATGATAGTAATAATTTTTTTACTAAAAAAAATTAATTGAAAAAAAAATTATTTAATAATGAGTAAAATACTAGGAATAGATTATGGAAAAATAATGACTGGATTATCTATAACAGATCAAAACAAAATATTTGCATTTGGATTGGATTCAATTCCAACTAGTAAATTAATGTTTTTTTTAAAATCTATTATTTTTCATGAGAAAATAGAAAAGTTAGTTATAGGACTTCCCAAAAAACTTAATAATGAAATTGAATTTTTATTAGAAAAAAAAATTCAAAAGTTTATTAAAAACTTTAAAAAAGTATACCCATCAATATCTATAGAAAGAATAGACGAACGATTAACATCTAAAATATCTACTCAATCTATGAAATTAATAAAAATAAAATCAAAAAAAAGAAAAAAAAATAGAAAAAAAATTTTAAATAAAATTAGTGCTACTATAATTTTACAATCTTATCTTCTAAAATTAGAAAAAATTAAATAAAAAAAATATTTTTTATATCATGGTCTTACCTATAGTATTTTACGGAAATCCTATTTTAAGAAAAAAATGTTCAGATATTAATTTTTCTCATTATAAAAAAAAAGATATTTATAGATTAATCAATAATATGTTCGAAACAATACATAAAGTAAAAGGAATTGGTTTAGCTGCTCCTCAAATAGGAAAAAATATAAAATTATTTATAATAGAAACACCATTATTATTAGACAACAATAAAAAAAATTATAAAAAATACAAAGAAGTTTTTATTAATGCTAAATTAATAAAAATATTTGGAAAAGAATATAAATTTAATGAAGGATGCTTAAGCATTCCAGGAGTTTATAGTACTATAAAAAGAAAATCTAATATAATTGTGGAATATTGTAATCAATATGGAGAAAAAAAAACAAAATGTTTTACAGGTATAAAATCAAGAATTATTCAACATGAATATGATCATACACAAGGTAAATTATTTATAGATTATTTACCATATAAAAAAAGAAAATTAATAAAAAAAATTATTAAATAATAATTTAATAAATAATTGATTAGACCATATCTATTAGTTTTTTAAAACTAATAGGATCGTTCATAGATATATCTGAAATAACTTTACGGTTAAGTTTTATATTTTTATCGGATAATTTTTTTATAAATCTTGAATAAGATATTCCATATTTTCTTGATCCAGCATTAATCCTCTGTATCCACAATGATCTAAAATCTCTTTTTCTTTTTTTTCTTCCATAAAAAGAATATAAAAATGATTTTTCTACAGCATTTTTTGCCACAGTATAAATTCTATTTCTTGAACCATAAAATCCTTTAGCTAACTTAATTATTTTTTTTCTTCTTTTTCTAGAAGAAACTGAATTTTTTGATCTGGGCATAATTTATATTTGTTTTTTAATATTTTTTTTATCTGATTTTTTTACTAAATAAAAATTTCTTAATCGTCTTTTTCTTTTTTTTGATTTTTTAGTTAATAAATGACTTTTAAATGAACATTTTCTTTTTATATGTCCACTACATGTTTTTTTAAATCTTTTTTTTGATCCTGATTTAGTTTTTAATTTTGGCATAAAAAATAAAATTAAAATTTTTTTGGAGATATAATCATATACATCCTTTTTCCTTCCATTATAGGCATTTGTTCTACTTTACCATATTTTTCAATATCTTCTGCAAATTTTAATAATTTTATTTTTCCTTGTTCTTTATATACAATGGAACGTCCTTTGAAAAAAACAAATACTTTAACTTTATCACCACGCATTAAAAATTTTTCAGCACTTTTTAATTTAACTTTTCCATCATGATCACCTATTTGTGGGCCGAATCTAATTTCTTTTGTATTGACTTTAACTTGTTTTGCTTTAAACTGTTTTTTTCTTTTTTTTTGTTCGTATAAATATTTTTTATAATCTAATATTTTACAAACTGGAGGGTTTAATTTTGGATTTATTTCAACTAAATCCATGTCTCTTTCTTTCGCTAAAGAAACAATATTTTTAGTTGGATATATTCCACTTTTAATAGATTCATCTCCTACTAATCTAATTATTTTAGAAAAAATTTTATTATTAATACGATGAAATTCTTTTTTTTTTACAATTGGTTTATGAACCCTCCTTTTTTTATTTATTCTTGAAAATTTTTTTTTTATAATTATAAAATTTTTAAAATTGATATAAATTTATTTCTCTCAAAATTTTTTTTATTCCATCAATATAATAGAAATTTCCTATATTTCCTAATTTATGACATCTTATTGAGATTGAATTATTATTTTCTTCTTTTTTTCCTAAAACAATCATATAAGGAATTTTATCGTTTTCAGAATCTCTTATTTTTTTACTAATTTTTTCATTTCTATTATCAACAAAAGATCTAATATTATAATTTAACATCAAATTTAAAATTTTTTTTGCATAAATTATGTACTTATTACTAATAGGTAAAACCACTACATGATAAGGAACCATCCATAATGGTAAATTTCCTTTTGTATGTTCTATCATTATTGCAATAATTCTTTCTAATGAACCAAATGGTGCTCTATGAATTATTACCGGTCTGTACTTTTTATTATCTTTTCCTCTATAATATAAATTAAATCTTTCAGGTAAATTATAATCTATTTGAATAGTACCTAATTGCCAATTTCTCCCCAAAGAATCTTTTATTAAAAAATCTAATTTAGGACCATAAAACGCAGCTTCTCCATAATTAATAATAGATTTTATATTTTTATTTTTAACTAATTTTAATATAGATTCTTCTGCTTTTTTCCAATTCTCATTAGATCCTATATAATTATCAATTTTATTAGGATCTCTTAATGATATTCTAACTGTATAATCCATAAAACCTAAGAATTTGAATACATAAAATATTAAATCAATAACATTATCAAATTCTTTTAATAATTGATCATATGTACAAAATATATGAGCATCATCTTGAGTAAAAGATCTAACTCTAATTAAGCCATAAAGTTCTCCACTTTTTTCATATCTGTATACTGTACCAAATTCTGAAAATCGTTTAGGTAAGTCTTTATATGACCATTCTTGAGAACGATAAATTTCACAATGATGTGGACAATTCATTGGTTTTAATATAAATTCATCATCATAAGGAGTACTAATTGGTTGAAAACTATCTTTTCCATATTTATTCCAATGTCCACTTTTCATATATAATTTTTTACTTCCGATATGAGGCGTTATAACCATTTCATAACCTGATTTTTTTTGTATTTTTATTAAAAATTTTTCTAAATTATTTCTAACAATTGTACCTTTTGGTAACCATAATGGTAAACCCGATCCAACTTCATCAGAAAAAATGAAAAACTTTAATTTTTTTCCTATTTTTCTATGATCTCTATCGTCTGAACAAATAAAATTTTTTTTTTCCATACGATAATATAAAAATATTATTTTTTACGATAAAAATAAATATAATTTTGCAGCTATTATACTTCCTATAATAGGCCCTAAAATTGGCACAATAGCATAATCCCAATTACTATCTCCTTTTCCTGAAATAGGAAAAATACTGTGAACTATTCTAGGTCCTAAATCACGAGTAGGATTTATTGCAGGACCTGTAATACCCCCTAAAGATATAATAATTCCTAATATTAATAATGAAGTTGGTATATATTCTAATACTCCTAATTCTACTATAGGATAATCTTCTTCTTTAAAAAACATCTCTTTTGATGAAATAAATAAAGAAGCAAATATAAAAATAAAAGTAG from Blattabacterium cuenoti includes the following:
- a CDS encoding CCA tRNA nucleotidyltransferase, with the protein product MNLSYAIYKNIFKLVSFASKKINQDSYIIGGYVRDFLLGNTKSNDLDILTIGEGILLAKEVAKIITNSNKNNNSIKVRIFKRYGTAMLEYNNYRIEFVGSRKESYQDLNNRNPIISKGSLKDDQNRRDFTINTLAISLNNKNYGELIDPFGGLFDIKRRMLRTPLNSNITYSDDPLRMMRAIRFATQLQFSIEKNSFKSIIKNKDRINIVSKERIVEEFNKILLSNKPSIGLYLLYKSELLSILLPEITLLEKVEEKNGFKHKNNFYHTLQVVDNLSKNKSNSIWLRWCGLLHDIGKPYTKKFLPGVGWTFYSHEYIGSKMISNIFHRLKLPKGNILKYVKKMVKYSSRPISLIGDHVSDSAIRRFIFDIGNDLYDLINLCLSDITTIDIEKKKLYKKNIFFLLKRIEILEKKDRIMNWKSPISGFHIMKTFNINSCKEIGTIKNFIKDSILEGKIKNNFISAYSIMLKKGKELGLKIKK
- a CDS encoding zinc ribbon domain-containing protein, with the translated sequence MIHQSVKINYTVEQLKLLYHIQLIDSRIDEIINFRNNIPKEIKNLDKELHNIKNNLKDIKNNIISIKNDIENKNENIKKSEILIKNYINKKNEIDNNKELYLIDKEIEYQKLEIQLLKKKIKELNNNIKVINNYLDKKKFLLKKKKRNIFFKKKELKSILLENDKEEKILSKQILIFYKKLDKKILEFYKKIRKRVKNGIAIAPVERGAPLGSYLSITPQKYSELVQRNKLLIDEHSGRILIDSKLAEEEKKKSIINKNK
- the rplT gene encoding 50S ribosomal protein L20 is translated as MPRSKNSVSSRKRRKKIIKLAKGFYGSRNRIYTVAKNAVEKSFLYSFYGRKKRKRDFRSLWIQRINAGSRKYGISYSRFIKKLSDKNIKLNRKVISDISMNDPISFKKLIDMV
- a CDS encoding 2,3,4,5-tetrahydropyridine-2,6-dicarboxylate N-succinyltransferase; the protein is MDNLKLKIENYWNNKNIWIIDKNIKNSVIKVIENIEKGLIRVCELSDNKWIVNEWIKKAIIMYFSIQKMNKIELGPLEFYDKIPIKNKFKEKGIRVVPHAIARYGSYISPGVVLMPSYVNIGAYIGKETMIDTWATIGSCAQIGERVHISGGVGIGGVLEPLQSYPVIIEDDVFIGSRCILVEGVIIKKGAVLGSNVVITSSTKIFDVTNENSTEIKGFIPKYSVVIPGSYPKKFPAGTYYVPCALIIGKRKESTNKKTSLNHALRTHNLSI
- a CDS encoding L-threonylcarbamoyladenylate synthase, with product MSFQIEITKSINFLKRGKILLYPTDTVWGLGCDAFNINAINKIYKIKKRNSFKPMIFLVESINRLQNLVGKLSDFTKQIILENYKKKPITIIYQFKKNYKNKTLYKLSYNKTLAVRLTYDIFCSNLIKKLNKPIISTSANISGCITPKSFSEIDPQILKNVDYIVNFRRKEKSVYDSSKIIKINSNKIKILRF
- the def gene encoding peptide deformylase, producing the protein MVLPIVFYGNPILRKKCSDINFSHYKKKDIYRLINNMFETIHKVKGIGLAAPQIGKNIKLFIIETPLLLDNNKKNYKKYKEVFINAKLIKIFGKEYKFNEGCLSIPGVYSTIKRKSNIIVEYCNQYGEKKTKCFTGIKSRIIQHEYDHTQGKLFIDYLPYKKRKLIKKIIK
- a CDS encoding thioredoxin family protein, producing the protein MVKTHFSNKKNILIKNFSLLEVTSGEKKSFTDFFSDKANVIMFICNHCPYVKHINKELVNLTNDFIDKGISFLAINSNDVEKYPEDSTENMKKISIKYNYPFPYFFDDKQEVAKYYNAKCTPEFFIFEGNGKLCYNGQLDNSRPDNKIPVTGNDIRIILKYILNKKKFSNPIIKNSYGCSIKWKIKN
- the rpmI gene encoding 50S ribosomal protein L35 — its product is MPKLKTKSGSKKRFKKTCSGHIKRKCSFKSHLLTKKSKKRKRRLRNFYLVKKSDKKNIKKQI
- the infC gene encoding translation initiation factor IF-3, translated to MVKKKEFHRINNKIFSKIIRLVGDESIKSGIYPTKNIVSLAKERDMDLVEINPKLNPPVCKILDYKKYLYEQKKRKKQFKAKQVKVNTKEIRFGPQIGDHDGKVKLKSAEKFLMRGDKVKVFVFFKGRSIVYKEQGKIKLLKFAEDIEKYGKVEQMPIMEGKRMYMIISPKKF
- a CDS encoding DHH family phosphoesterase — its product is MFFNHNKNKIITIIIHKNPDGDALGSSLALMIYFRKLNYNVNLISPTNYSEYYSWLPGIKNIIVLSDNNKFFVKKKILDSDYIFLVDLNNFSRIGELKEFIKNSKSKKILIDHHPYPLNFDIMFHDSNAPATSILVFRFISNMNNLSKIDKDIATCLYVGLMTDTGYFRFPSINSETHFIASILMKKGINIYKIYNQLQENYNENKLKLLSIALKNLKIIKKYNIAYTSIRSSDIFYPYQQGDVDGIINYGLSIKNITFSVFFFEEKKNYPIKISFRSKGKLDVNLFARKYFSGGGHKNAAGGIIKKSLSETIKYFLHIIPIFYKNFNF
- the ruvX gene encoding Holliday junction resolvase RuvX encodes the protein MSKILGIDYGKIMTGLSITDQNKIFAFGLDSIPTSKLMFFLKSIIFHEKIEKLVIGLPKKLNNEIEFLLEKKIQKFIKNFKKVYPSISIERIDERLTSKISTQSMKLIKIKSKKRKKNRKKILNKISATIILQSYLLKLEKIK